From one Bradyrhizobium sp. Ash2021 genomic stretch:
- the nusA gene encoding transcription termination factor NusA produces the protein MAAVSANKLELLQIADAVAREKSIDRGIVIAAMEDAIAKAARARYGSETDVHAEIDAKKGELRLSRHMLVVDVVENSSNQISLADAQRANPGAQVGDTIADTLPPLEYGRIAAQSAKQVIVQKVREAERDRQYQEFKDRIGDIVNGIVKRVEYGSVIVDLGRGEAIVRRDEMLPREVFRNGDRVRAYIFDVRRETRGPQIFLSRTHPQFMAKLFAQEVPEIYDGIVEIKAVARDPGSRAKIGVISRDSSVDPVGACVGMRGSRVQAVVNELQGEKIDIIPWSPDIATFVVNALAPAEVAKVVIDEERERIEVVVPDTNNQLSLAIGRRGQNVRLASQLTGWDIDILTEQEESERRQADFENSTRVFMEALNVDEVVGQLLASEGFTSVEELALVDIKELAGIEGFDDETANELQNRAKEYLEQLETELENKRKELGVDDALKTVPGVTSKMLVKFGENDIKTVEDLAGCATDDLVGWTERKEGGEPTKHPGILDANDISRDDAEAMIMQARVLAGWITEADLAKQSEAAEAPEDLTA, from the coding sequence ATGGCAGCTGTCAGCGCCAACAAACTTGAACTGCTGCAGATCGCGGACGCGGTCGCCCGCGAAAAATCGATCGACCGCGGCATCGTGATCGCGGCGATGGAAGACGCCATCGCCAAGGCGGCCCGCGCCCGTTACGGCAGCGAGACCGACGTTCACGCCGAAATCGACGCCAAGAAGGGCGAGCTCCGGCTGTCGCGCCACATGCTGGTGGTCGACGTGGTCGAGAACTCGTCGAACCAGATTTCGCTGGCGGACGCGCAGCGCGCCAATCCGGGCGCCCAGGTCGGCGACACCATCGCCGATACGCTGCCGCCGCTGGAATATGGCCGCATCGCCGCGCAATCCGCCAAGCAGGTGATCGTGCAGAAGGTGCGCGAGGCCGAGCGCGACCGGCAATACCAGGAATTCAAGGACCGCATCGGCGACATCGTCAACGGCATCGTCAAGCGCGTCGAATATGGCAGCGTGATTGTCGATCTCGGCCGTGGCGAAGCCATCGTGCGCCGCGACGAGATGCTGCCGCGCGAGGTGTTCCGCAACGGCGACCGCGTCCGCGCCTATATTTTCGACGTCCGCCGTGAAACCCGCGGGCCGCAGATCTTCCTGTCGCGCACCCATCCGCAATTCATGGCCAAACTGTTTGCGCAGGAGGTGCCGGAAATCTATGACGGCATTGTCGAGATCAAGGCGGTGGCCCGCGATCCCGGCTCGCGCGCGAAAATCGGGGTGATTTCGCGGGATTCCTCGGTCGATCCGGTCGGCGCCTGCGTCGGCATGCGCGGCTCGCGCGTGCAGGCCGTGGTCAATGAATTGCAGGGCGAGAAGATCGACATCATCCCGTGGTCGCCCGATATCGCGACCTTTGTCGTCAACGCGCTGGCGCCCGCCGAAGTCGCCAAGGTCGTGATCGACGAAGAGCGCGAGCGGATCGAGGTGGTGGTGCCCGATACCAATAACCAGCTGTCGCTGGCGATCGGCCGCCGGGGCCAGAACGTGCGTCTTGCCTCGCAGCTGACCGGCTGGGACATCGACATCCTCACCGAGCAGGAAGAATCCGAGCGCCGCCAGGCCGATTTCGAGAACTCGACGCGGGTGTTCATGGAAGCGCTCAATGTCGACGAGGTGGTCGGCCAATTGCTGGCGTCGGAAGGCTTTACCTCGGTCGAGGAACTCGCACTGGTCGACATCAAGGAGTTGGCCGGCATCGAGGGTTTTGACGACGAAACCGCCAACGAACTGCAGAACAGGGCGAAAGAATACCTGGAACAGCTCGAAACCGAGCTGGAAAACAAACGTAAGGAGCTCGGTGTGGACGACGCTTTGAAGACGGTGCCCGGCGTGACCTCGAAGATGCTGGTGAAGTTCGGCGAGAACGACATCAAGACCGTCGAGGATCTGGCCGGCTGCGCCACCGACGATCTGGTCGGCTGGACCGAGCGCAAGGAAGGCGGCGAGCCGACCAAGCATCCCGGCATTCTCGACGCCAACGACATCTCGCGCGACGACGCGGAAGCCATGATCATGCAGGCCCGCGTCCTTGCCGGCTGGATCACCGAGGCCGACCTCGCCAAGCAGTCCGAGGCGGCGGAAGCCCCCGAAGACCTGACGGCGTAA
- a CDS encoding RNA-binding protein, whose translation MLAVADPDLDNGPRTDRSATMRMCAVTREVRPIDELIRFVVAPTGEVIPDLKRKLPGRGLWVSASRRTVAEAVRRHQFSKGFKRDVRAAPSLPADTEILLIRSVAEALAMAAKAGQVVAGFAKVEGLLAQGAAQALIHASDGAADGIRKLDAIVRQKAGNIAESPDFPTVNVLTSAELDLALGRSNVIHAALLAGPASKTFLSRCQILVRYRMADDDKTEGSGQKF comes from the coding sequence ATGCTTGCCGTGGCTGACCCCGATCTCGACAATGGACCGCGGACCGACAGGTCCGCGACCATGCGGATGTGCGCGGTCACCCGCGAGGTGCGCCCAATCGACGAGCTGATCCGGTTCGTGGTCGCCCCGACGGGCGAGGTGATCCCGGATTTGAAGCGAAAACTCCCCGGCCGCGGCCTCTGGGTTTCGGCCTCGCGCCGGACCGTTGCGGAAGCGGTGCGGCGACACCAGTTTAGCAAGGGTTTCAAGCGCGACGTTCGCGCCGCGCCGAGCCTTCCCGCGGACACCGAAATTTTGCTGATTCGCAGCGTCGCCGAGGCATTGGCCATGGCCGCCAAGGCCGGTCAGGTCGTCGCCGGTTTTGCCAAGGTCGAGGGCCTGCTTGCGCAAGGGGCGGCCCAGGCCCTGATCCACGCTTCCGACGGCGCGGCCGACGGAATCCGCAAATTGGACGCGATCGTGCGGCAAAAGGCCGGAAATATTGCTGAATCGCCGGATTTTCCGACCGTCAATGTTTTGACCTCGGCAGAATTGGATTTGGCACTGGGCCGGTCAAATGTGATACATGCTGCCCTGCTCGCGGGCCCGGCGAGCAAGACGTTCCTGTCGCGCTGCCAGATCCTGGTCCGATACCGGATGGCCGATGACGACAAGACCGAAGGTAGCGGCCAGAAATTCTGA
- the infB gene encoding translation initiation factor IF-2, translated as MVDTKTPGDKTLSVPTKTLTLKPRVETGTVRQSFSHGRTKQVVVEKRGKRRVGGDGPATEAHAPEPVVAKAAPPKAPLARPSAPAAPRGGSGVVLRTLTEDERSARASALADARVRDIEERRLAEEEAKRRSSKEGIEQAEREAAEARRKAEEERHRQEEEAKRKAELEAKKRFGEAEAKPAATTTTTAGARPAARPATTAATPPARAPGVAADASDEDEGPRQVRRGPGGAMRPAVPPKTTQKPGPQKERGRLTLVTALNADDVRERSIASFRRRTQRLKGHAANEPKEKLIREVVIPEAINIQELANRMSERAVDVIRLLMKQGAMHKITDVIDADTAQLIAEEMGHTVKRVAASDVEEGLFDAVDDSGDTEPRSPVVTVMGHVDHGKTSLLDALRHANVVSGEAGGITQHIGAYQVTSPESGKKITFIDTPGHAAFTAMRARGAKVTDIVILVVAADDGVMPQTIEAINHAKAAKVPMIIAINKIDKPDAKPERVRTELLQHEVQVESFGGDVVDVEVSAKNKTNLDKLLEMIALQAELLDLKTNASRPAEGTVIEAKLDRGRGPVATVLVQRGTLRVGDIIVAGAEMGRVRALINDQGDTIDEAGPSVPVEVLGFNGPPEAGDRLAVVENEARARQVTSYRAHQKRENAAASISGMRGSLEQMMSQLKTSGRKDFPLIVKADVQGSLEAILGSLEKLGTDEVAARILHAGVGGISESDVTLAEGFNAAIIGFSVRANKEAAAAAKRNGIEIRYYNIIYDLVDDIKKAMSGLLAPTLRETMLGNAQILEVFNISKVGKVAGCRVTDGTVERGANVRLIRDNVVVHEGKLSTLKRFKDEVKEVQSGQECGMAFENYGDMRVGDVIECYRVETIQRSL; from the coding sequence ATGGTTGATACCAAAACGCCTGGCGACAAGACTTTGAGTGTCCCGACCAAGACCTTGACGCTCAAGCCGCGCGTCGAGACGGGCACCGTACGCCAGAGCTTCAGCCATGGCCGGACCAAGCAGGTCGTGGTCGAAAAGCGCGGCAAGCGCCGCGTCGGCGGCGACGGGCCCGCAACGGAAGCGCATGCGCCCGAGCCGGTGGTCGCCAAGGCGGCGCCGCCGAAAGCCCCGCTGGCCCGCCCGTCAGCTCCGGCTGCGCCGCGCGGCGGTTCGGGCGTGGTGTTGCGTACCCTGACCGAGGATGAGCGTTCTGCGCGCGCCAGTGCACTGGCCGACGCCAGGGTCCGCGACATCGAGGAACGGCGGCTGGCGGAGGAAGAAGCCAAGCGCCGCTCGAGTAAGGAAGGCATCGAACAGGCCGAACGCGAGGCCGCCGAAGCGCGCCGCAAGGCCGAGGAAGAACGTCACCGCCAGGAAGAGGAAGCCAAACGCAAGGCCGAACTCGAGGCCAAGAAGCGCTTTGGCGAGGCCGAGGCCAAGCCGGCGGCCACCACCACGACGACCGCCGGGGCTCGCCCCGCGGCCCGTCCGGCCACGACGGCTGCAACGCCGCCCGCGCGCGCCCCCGGCGTCGCCGCCGACGCCTCCGACGAGGATGAAGGTCCGCGCCAGGTTCGCCGTGGCCCCGGCGGCGCGATGCGCCCCGCGGTGCCGCCGAAGACAACCCAGAAGCCTGGACCGCAAAAGGAACGCGGCCGCCTGACGCTGGTCACCGCGCTCAATGCCGATGACGTCCGCGAGCGTTCGATCGCCTCGTTCCGCCGCCGCACCCAGCGCCTGAAGGGGCACGCCGCCAACGAGCCGAAGGAAAAGCTGATCCGCGAAGTGGTGATCCCGGAAGCCATCAACATCCAGGAACTCGCCAACCGCATGTCGGAACGCGCGGTCGACGTCATCCGCCTCTTGATGAAGCAGGGCGCGATGCACAAGATCACCGACGTGATCGACGCCGACACCGCGCAGCTGATCGCCGAGGAAATGGGCCACACCGTCAAGCGGGTGGCCGCGTCCGACGTCGAAGAAGGCCTGTTCGATGCGGTCGACGACTCCGGCGATACCGAACCGCGCTCGCCGGTCGTGACCGTGATGGGCCATGTCGATCATGGCAAGACCTCGCTGCTCGACGCGCTCCGTCACGCCAATGTGGTCTCCGGCGAAGCCGGCGGCATCACCCAGCATATCGGCGCCTACCAGGTGACTTCGCCGGAAAGCGGCAAGAAGATCACCTTCATCGACACCCCCGGCCACGCCGCGTTCACCGCGATGCGCGCCCGCGGCGCCAAGGTCACCGACATCGTGATCCTGGTGGTCGCCGCCGATGACGGCGTCATGCCGCAGACCATCGAGGCGATCAACCACGCCAAGGCGGCGAAGGTTCCGATGATCATCGCGATCAACAAGATCGACAAGCCCGACGCCAAGCCGGAGCGCGTGCGCACCGAATTGCTGCAGCATGAGGTTCAGGTCGAATCGTTCGGCGGCGACGTCGTCGACGTCGAGGTTTCCGCCAAGAACAAGACCAATCTCGACAAGCTGCTGGAAATGATCGCGCTGCAGGCCGAATTGCTCGACCTCAAGACCAACGCGTCGCGCCCCGCCGAAGGCACCGTGATCGAGGCCAAGCTCGATCGCGGCCGCGGCCCGGTCGCGACCGTGCTGGTGCAGCGTGGCACGCTGCGCGTCGGCGATATCATCGTGGCCGGCGCCGAAATGGGCCGCGTCCGCGCCCTCATCAACGACCAGGGCGACACCATCGACGAGGCCGGACCTTCGGTGCCGGTCGAAGTGCTCGGCTTCAACGGCCCGCCGGAAGCCGGCGACCGTCTGGCCGTGGTCGAGAACGAAGCCCGCGCCCGCCAGGTCACGAGCTATCGCGCCCACCAGAAGCGCGAAAACGCCGCCGCCTCGATTTCCGGCATGCGCGGCTCGCTCGAACAGATGATGTCGCAGCTCAAGACCTCGGGCCGCAAGGATTTCCCGCTGATCGTCAAGGCCGACGTGCAGGGCTCGCTGGAAGCCATTCTCGGCTCGCTGGAAAAGCTCGGCACCGACGAAGTCGCCGCCCGCATCCTGCATGCCGGCGTCGGCGGCATCTCGGAATCCGACGTCACGCTGGCGGAAGGTTTCAACGCCGCCATCATCGGCTTCTCGGTCCGTGCCAACAAGGAAGCGGCGGCCGCGGCCAAGCGCAATGGCATCGAGATCCGCTACTACAACATCATCTACGATCTCGTCGACGACATCAAAAAGGCGATGTCCGGCCTGCTCGCGCCGACGCTGCGCGAAACCATGCTGGGCAATGCGCAGATCCTGGAAGTGTTCAACATATCCAAGGTCGGCAAGGTCGCCGGCTGCCGCGTCACCGACGGCACCGTGGAACGCGGCGCCAATGTGCGCCTGATTCGCGACAACGTCGTCGTGCATGAGGGCAAGCTCTCGACACTGAAGCGCTTCAAGGACGAAGTGAAGGAAGTGCAGTCCGGCCAGGAATGCGGCATGGCTTTCGAGAATTACGGCGACATGCGCGTCGGCGATGTTATCGAGTGCTATCGCGTCGAAACGATCCAGCGCTCTCTGTAA
- the rbfA gene encoding 30S ribosome-binding factor RbfA codes for MPRHHQKSSAPGGSQRQLRVGETVRHAVADILSQGSVHDPDLEGHIITVPEVRMSPDLKLATVYVMPLGGRDTDVVIAALERHKKYLRGEIAHRVNLKFSPDIRFRVDERFDEAERIEKLLRTPAVQKDLAPDSDDK; via the coding sequence ATGCCCCGCCATCACCAGAAAAGTTCCGCCCCCGGCGGCTCGCAACGACAGTTGCGCGTCGGCGAGACCGTACGCCACGCCGTCGCCGATATTCTGTCGCAGGGTAGCGTCCACGATCCCGATCTTGAAGGCCACATCATCACCGTTCCCGAGGTGCGAATGTCGCCGGACCTGAAGCTCGCAACGGTCTACGTGATGCCGCTCGGCGGACGCGACACCGATGTCGTGATCGCCGCCCTCGAGCGCCACAAGAAGTATTTGCGCGGCGAGATCGCGCACCGCGTTAACCTGAAATTTTCCCCTGATATCCGCTTCCGCGTCGACGAGCGATTCGACGAAGCGGAACGAATAGAGAAATTACTGCGAACACCTGCGGTGCAAAAAGACCTCGCACCCGATTCGGACGACAAGTGA
- the truB gene encoding tRNA pseudouridine(55) synthase TruB translates to MIVTTANSVIEQPNAESSDVQKNIFQEPRSDEQPRRANNDPRQKQPRQNNQPRRDKRDVHGWVVLDKPIGMTSTHAVAVLKRLFSAKRAGHAGTLDPLASGGLPIALGEATKTVPFVMDGRKRYRFTVAWGEERDTDDTEGRVTQASDVRPSAEAIRDLLPRFTGLIEQIPPQYSAIKVQGERAYDLARDGETVELKPRPVEIHQLTLVEHGDNGQSVFEAECGKGTYVRALARDIGRILGCFGHICALRRTLVGPFTERDMIPLEQLEALCNRAASGEGSLADALLPVETALDDIPALAVTRADAARLHRGQAVLLRGRDAPNSSGTVYVTVAGRLLALAEIGNGELIPKRVFNLTGLTASSARNNGSV, encoded by the coding sequence ATGATCGTGACCACCGCAAACAGCGTGATCGAGCAGCCGAATGCTGAATCGAGCGACGTCCAGAAAAATATTTTTCAGGAACCGCGCAGCGATGAGCAGCCGCGGCGCGCCAACAACGACCCGCGGCAGAAGCAGCCGCGGCAGAACAATCAGCCGCGCCGCGACAAGCGCGACGTTCACGGCTGGGTCGTGCTCGACAAGCCGATCGGCATGACCTCGACGCATGCGGTCGCGGTGTTGAAGCGGCTGTTTTCCGCCAAGCGCGCGGGCCATGCCGGCACCCTCGATCCGCTCGCCTCGGGCGGCTTGCCGATCGCGCTCGGCGAGGCCACCAAGACGGTTCCCTTCGTGATGGACGGCCGCAAGCGCTATCGCTTCACGGTGGCCTGGGGCGAGGAACGCGATACCGACGACACCGAAGGAAGGGTGACCCAGGCCAGCGATGTCAGGCCCTCCGCGGAGGCGATCCGGGACCTGCTGCCGCGATTCACCGGCCTGATCGAGCAGATCCCGCCGCAATATTCGGCGATCAAGGTCCAGGGCGAGCGCGCCTACGATCTGGCGCGGGACGGCGAGACCGTGGAATTGAAGCCGCGGCCGGTCGAGATTCACCAATTAACCCTTGTCGAACATGGCGATAACGGCCAGTCCGTGTTCGAGGCCGAGTGCGGAAAAGGTACCTATGTAAGGGCGCTGGCCCGCGATATCGGCCGGATTCTGGGCTGTTTCGGCCATATCTGTGCGTTGCGGCGGACTCTGGTCGGTCCGTTTACCGAACGAGACATGATTCCGCTGGAACAGTTGGAGGCTTTGTGCAATAGAGCCGCGTCGGGCGAGGGTAGCCTCGCCGACGCGCTATTGCCCGTTGAGACCGCGCTGGACGACATCCCGGCACTGGCCGTCACACGGGCTGATGCGGCAAGGCTCCACCGGGGCCAAGCCGTTTTGTTGCGCGGACGGGATGCGCCCAATAGTAGCGGCACAGTCTATGTCACGGTGGCAGGCCGGCTTCTGGCCCTCGCCGAAATTGGCAATGGCGAGCTCATCCCCAAGCGCGTGTTCAACCTGACCGGACTGACTGCCAGTTCGGCTCGCAACAATGGAAGTGTTTGA
- the rpsO gene encoding 30S ribosomal protein S15: MSITAERKAEVIKTNANKAGDTGSPEVQVAILSERINNLTGHFKSHVKDNHSRRGLLKMVATRRSLLDYIKRKDEARYKALLEKHNIRR; encoded by the coding sequence ATGTCGATTACCGCAGAACGCAAAGCGGAAGTCATCAAGACGAATGCCAACAAGGCCGGCGACACCGGCTCGCCCGAGGTTCAGGTCGCGATCCTGTCGGAACGCATCAACAACCTCACCGGACATTTCAAGTCCCACGTGAAAGACAATCATTCACGCCGTGGTCTTTTGAAAATGGTCGCAACACGCCGTTCCCTGCTCGATTACATCAAGCGGAAGGACGAGGCGCGTTACAAGGCCTTGCTCGAAAAGCACAACATTCGTCGCTGA
- the pnp gene encoding polyribonucleotide nucleotidyltransferase gives MFNSHSVEIDWGGRPLKLETGKIARQADGAVLATYGETIVLATVVAAKNPREGVDFLPLTVDYQEKTYAAGRIPGGYFKREGRPTEKETLVSRLIDRPIRPLFVDGWRNETQVIVTVLSHDMENDPDIVALVAASAALTISGAPFKGPIGAARVGFANDEYVLNPTLDEMLETQLDLVVAGTADAVLMVESEAKELNEDIMLGAVMFGHRHFQPVIKAIIELAEKAAKEPREVKIVDESALEKEILGLIEQDLRAAYAIPVKQDRYAAVGKAKEKVMAHYFPEGQEPKYDKLRIAGVFKELEAKIVRWNILDTGKRIDGRDSKTVRNIVAEVGVLPRAHGSALFTRGETQAMVVTTLGTGEDEQYIDALSGTYKETFLLHYNFPPYSVGETGRLGGTKRREIGHGKLAWRAIHPVLPPHHEFPYTVRVVSEITESNGSSSMASVCGASLALMDAGVPLKRPTAGIAMGLILEGSRFAVLSDILGDEDHLGDMDFKVAGTDQGITSLQMDIKIEGITEEIMKVALGQAKDGRIHILGEMSKALTNARAELGEYAPRIETFKIATDKIREVIGTGGKVIREIVEKTGAKVNIEDDGTVKVASNDGEAMKAAIKWIKSIASDPEIGQIYEGTVVKVMEFGAFVNFFGAKDGLVHISQLASSRVQKTSDVVKEGDKVKVKLLGFDDRGKTRLSMKVVDQATGEDLEAKQKAAEASAPREAAGE, from the coding sequence ATGTTTAACTCTCATTCAGTCGAGATCGACTGGGGTGGACGTCCCCTCAAGCTTGAAACCGGCAAGATCGCCCGTCAGGCCGACGGCGCGGTTCTGGCAACCTATGGCGAGACCATCGTGCTCGCCACCGTCGTCGCCGCGAAAAATCCGCGCGAAGGCGTCGACTTCCTGCCGCTGACCGTCGACTATCAGGAAAAGACCTACGCCGCGGGCCGCATTCCCGGCGGCTATTTCAAGCGCGAGGGACGTCCGACCGAAAAGGAGACGCTGGTCTCCCGCCTGATCGACCGCCCGATCCGTCCGCTGTTCGTCGACGGCTGGCGCAACGAAACCCAGGTGATCGTCACCGTGCTGTCGCACGACATGGAAAACGATCCCGATATCGTCGCATTGGTCGCCGCCTCCGCGGCGCTGACGATTTCCGGCGCCCCCTTCAAGGGCCCGATCGGCGCTGCCCGCGTCGGCTTCGCCAACGACGAATACGTGCTCAACCCGACGCTCGACGAAATGCTCGAGACCCAGCTTGATCTGGTCGTCGCCGGCACCGCCGACGCCGTGCTGATGGTGGAATCGGAAGCCAAGGAGCTCAACGAAGACATCATGCTCGGCGCCGTGATGTTCGGCCACCGCCACTTCCAACCGGTGATCAAGGCGATCATCGAACTGGCCGAGAAGGCCGCCAAGGAGCCGCGCGAAGTCAAGATCGTCGACGAAAGCGCGCTGGAAAAGGAAATCCTCGGCCTGATCGAGCAGGACCTGCGCGCCGCCTACGCGATCCCGGTCAAGCAGGACCGCTATGCCGCGGTCGGCAAGGCCAAGGAAAAGGTGATGGCGCACTACTTCCCGGAAGGGCAGGAGCCGAAATACGACAAGCTGCGCATCGCCGGCGTATTCAAGGAACTGGAAGCCAAGATCGTCCGCTGGAACATCCTCGATACCGGCAAGCGCATCGACGGCCGCGATTCCAAGACCGTGCGCAACATCGTCGCCGAAGTCGGCGTGCTGCCGCGCGCCCACGGTTCGGCGCTGTTCACCCGCGGCGAAACCCAGGCGATGGTCGTGACCACGCTCGGCACCGGTGAGGACGAGCAGTATATCGACGCGCTGTCGGGAACCTACAAAGAGACGTTCCTGCTGCACTACAACTTCCCTCCCTACTCGGTCGGTGAAACCGGACGTCTCGGCGGCACCAAGCGGCGTGAAATCGGCCACGGCAAGCTCGCCTGGCGCGCGATCCATCCCGTTCTGCCGCCGCACCACGAATTCCCCTACACGGTGCGCGTGGTCTCGGAGATCACCGAATCGAACGGATCGTCGTCGATGGCTTCGGTCTGCGGCGCTTCGCTGGCGCTGATGGATGCCGGCGTTCCCCTGAAGCGGCCGACCGCGGGCATCGCGATGGGCCTGATCCTGGAAGGTTCGCGCTTTGCGGTTCTGTCCGACATTCTCGGCGACGAGGATCATCTCGGCGACATGGACTTCAAGGTTGCCGGCACCGACCAGGGCATCACCTCGCTGCAGATGGACATCAAGATCGAGGGCATCACCGAGGAGATCATGAAGGTCGCCCTCGGCCAGGCCAAGGATGGGCGTATCCACATCCTCGGCGAAATGTCGAAGGCGCTGACCAATGCCCGCGCCGAGCTCGGCGAATACGCGCCGCGCATCGAGACCTTCAAGATCGCCACCGACAAGATCCGTGAAGTGATCGGCACCGGCGGCAAGGTGATCCGCGAGATCGTCGAGAAGACCGGCGCCAAGGTCAACATCGAGGACGACGGCACCGTCAAGGTCGCCTCCAACGACGGCGAGGCGATGAAGGCCGCGATCAAGTGGATCAAGTCGATCGCCTCCGATCCGGAGATCGGCCAGATCTACGAGGGCACCGTGGTCAAGGTGATGGAGTTCGGCGCCTTCGTGAACTTCTTCGGCGCCAAGGACGGCCTGGTCCACATCAGCCAGCTCGCATCCAGCCGCGTGCAGAAGACCTCCGACGTCGTCAAGGAAGGCGACAAGGTCAAGGTCAAGCTGCTCGGCTTCGACGATCGCGGCAAGACGCGGCTGTCGATGAAGGTGGTCGATCAGGCCACCGGCGAGGACCTCGAGGCCAAGCAGAAGGCCGCGGAAGCCTCGGCGCCGCGTGAAGCCGCCGGCGAGTAG
- a CDS encoding GNAT family N-acetyltransferase: protein MPTPTIRPARADEYDEVARVWMNSWVSTGLEDASNFLLAKLRARVPQEIEKGWSLYVADDNGTLAAMLALHLGDRYLDQLFVAPEYQGQNLGRQLLAFTRKHLPDEIWLRCVRGNEKAWRWYEREGFVFEKEQVEPMTGFVMKYYRWKKEGIAP, encoded by the coding sequence ATGCCCACGCCAACCATCCGCCCCGCCCGCGCCGACGAATATGACGAGGTCGCCCGCGTCTGGATGAACAGCTGGGTTTCGACCGGGCTCGAAGACGCCAGCAATTTCCTGCTGGCGAAACTGCGGGCGCGCGTGCCGCAGGAGATCGAGAAGGGCTGGAGCCTCTACGTCGCCGACGACAATGGCACGCTGGCGGCGATGCTGGCCTTGCATCTGGGCGACCGCTATCTCGACCAGCTCTTCGTCGCGCCGGAATATCAGGGCCAAAATCTCGGGCGGCAATTGCTGGCTTTCACGCGAAAACATCTGCCGGATGAAATCTGGCTGCGCTGTGTGCGCGGAAACGAAAAGGCCTGGCGCTGGTACGAGCGCGAAGGCTTTGTGTTCGAGAAGGAACAGGTCGAGCCGATGACGGGATTTGTCATGAAATATTATCGATGGAAGAAAGAAGGAATCGCACCATGA
- a CDS encoding glutathione S-transferase N-terminal domain-containing protein: protein MMQLYWSPRSRSFSSLWLLEETGQPYEGVLTDISTGAQKKIEYLAINPMGKVPALKDGEATLAEAAAIAAYVAERYPEAKLAPKLGDPLRAKYLYWLFFGPGCIEPAMVQLATKIEMNPVAAGWGDAQRVIDVLDVALSKGPWILGESFSAADIVIGSGLNFAVRLFKMIPARPSFDAYIARCMARPAFQRAEKIAAG from the coding sequence ATGATGCAACTCTACTGGTCGCCCCGCTCCCGCTCGTTCTCTTCGCTGTGGTTGCTGGAAGAGACCGGGCAGCCCTATGAGGGCGTGCTGACCGACATCTCCACCGGCGCGCAGAAGAAGATCGAATATCTCGCGATCAATCCGATGGGCAAGGTGCCGGCGCTGAAAGATGGCGAGGCCACGCTGGCCGAAGCCGCCGCGATCGCCGCCTATGTCGCCGAACGCTATCCCGAAGCGAAGCTGGCACCAAAGCTCGGCGATCCGCTGCGCGCGAAGTATCTGTACTGGCTGTTCTTCGGCCCCGGCTGCATCGAGCCCGCGATGGTGCAGCTTGCCACCAAGATCGAGATGAACCCGGTCGCGGCCGGCTGGGGCGATGCGCAGCGGGTGATCGACGTGCTCGACGTGGCCTTGAGCAAGGGACCGTGGATCCTAGGCGAAAGCTTCTCGGCCGCCGATATCGTGATTGGCTCGGGGCTGAATTTCGCGGTCCGGCTGTTCAAGATGATCCCGGCGCGGCCGTCGTTCGACGCCTATATCGCACGCTGCATGGCGCGGCCCGCGTTCCAGCGCGCGGAAAAGATCGCGGCGGGGTGA